One Spirochaetota bacterium DNA window includes the following coding sequences:
- a CDS encoding redox-sensing transcriptional repressor Rex — MPSRLRNARGKIPRPVLGRLCRVYSLLGDLAARGTETISSREIGDSIGAGSHTVRKDFSYLSETGVSGSGFDTRRLMGAIAARLGLDRGSRACVVGLDQLGLALMGHPGFFNSGFTIVAGFDSNLNLVETIEARVPVFPAYDIPEVVRRERIEVAVITVPGADMRELADRLVEGGVKGIVNLSPRVLKARDASVHVINLDFIGELRMLAALLAQGGA, encoded by the coding sequence GAAAATACCAAGGCCGGTCTTGGGCAGGCTTTGCAGGGTATATTCGCTGCTGGGCGACCTCGCCGCGCGGGGGACGGAAACGATATCCTCCCGCGAGATCGGGGATTCTATTGGCGCCGGGTCGCATACGGTCCGCAAGGATTTCAGCTACCTGAGCGAGACCGGCGTGAGCGGGAGCGGTTTCGACACGCGAAGGCTCATGGGGGCCATCGCCGCGAGACTGGGGCTCGACAGGGGAAGCAGGGCGTGCGTGGTGGGACTCGACCAACTGGGCCTCGCGCTCATGGGACATCCTGGGTTCTTCAACAGCGGATTCACCATCGTGGCGGGGTTCGATTCCAACCTCAACCTGGTCGAGACGATCGAGGCGCGGGTGCCGGTCTTTCCCGCGTACGATATCCCCGAGGTGGTGCGCAGGGAGCGCATCGAGGTTGCCGTGATCACCGTCCCCGGGGCCGACATGCGCGAGCTGGCCGACCGGCTTGTGGAGGGAGGGGTGAAAGGGATCGTCAACCTGTCGCCCCGGGTGCTCAAGGCAAGGGATGCGTCGGTGCACGTGATCAACCTCGATTTTATCGGGGAACTCAGGATGCTCGCGGCGCTCCTGGCGCAGGGTGGGGCATAG